The genomic stretch CGATGATGCCCGTGCCCGCCGGAGCGGCGCGCAGGATCACGCGGCCGGCGCCGAATTCGCCGATCACGTCGTGGTGCAGGGTGCGGCCCTCGCGCATCGGCACGCGGATCATCGTGCGCTTGGCACGCTCCGTCGCCTTGCGGATGGCTTCCGGCACTTCGCGCGCCTTGCCGGCTCCCCAGCCGACGCGGCCCTTCTCATCGCCCACCACGACCAGCGCGGCGAAGGAGAAGCGACGGCCGCCCTTCACCACCTTGGCGACGCGGTTGATGGTGACGAGCTTGTCCTTCAGCTCGTCGCCATCCTGGCGTTCCTGGCGATTCTCGTTGCCGTCGCGACGGCGGCCGCGGCGTTCGCGACCACCCTCGCCACCACCCTCGCCGCCGGACCTCGGTGCATATGCCATGTCTGTCAGCCTCTCAGAACGACAGCCCGCCCTCGCGGGCGCCGTCCGCGAGCGCCTTGACGCGCCCGTGATAGAGATAGGGTCCGCGGTCGAAGACGACTTCCGTCACCCCGGCCGCGAGCGCACGTTCGGC from Roseomonas fluvialis encodes the following:
- the rpsE gene encoding 30S ribosomal protein S5 produces the protein MAYAPRSGGEGGGEGGRERRGRRRDGNENRQERQDGDELKDKLVTINRVAKVVKGGRRFSFAALVVVGDEKGRVGWGAGKAREVPEAIRKATERAKRTMIRVPMREGRTLHHDVIGEFGAGRVILRAAPAGTGIIAGGPMRAVFESLGMGDVVAKCTGSANPHNMVKATFAALSRCTSPRAVAARRSKKVADILGQKKDAAEATEAASV